The following proteins are encoded in a genomic region of Brassica napus cultivar Da-Ae unplaced genomic scaffold, Da-Ae ScsIHWf_3070;HRSCAF=3881, whole genome shotgun sequence:
- the LOC106397829 gene encoding uncharacterized methyltransferase At1g78140, chloroplastic-like: MPMTVVPGRFTPAILSIGSRLPSFKYTARRVAVFVPRSAASISVETNSSVDSVVEKEKDILACPICYNSLALISKPNGLVGSAASGSTQLQCNTCKKSYSGNETHLDLAVASGSNQYTEPMPLSTEIFRTPLVSFLYERGWRQNFIWGGFPGPEKEFEMAKDYLKPVFGGNIIDASCGSGMFSRLFARSELFSRVIALDYSENMLKQCYDFLNQEENLTNKEKVVLVRADIARLPFLSGSVDAVHAGAALHCWPSPSSAVAEISRVLRPGGVFVATTFIYDGPFSFIPFLKNLRQELMRYSGSHIFLSERELEDLCKAGGLVGFTRVRNGLFIMLSATKPSR, encoded by the exons ATGCCGATGACGGTTGTTCCCGGTCGATTTACGCCGGCGATTCTCTCGATTGGTTCCCGTTTACCTTCCTTCAAGTACACCGCTCGAAGAGTCGCTGTTTTCGTTCCCAGATCAGCGGCCTCCATCTCCGTCGAGACGAACTCGAGT GTGGATTCTGTtgtggagaaggagaaggacatTCTAGCTTGCCCCATATGCTATAACTCCTTAGCATTGATTAGCAAACCTAATGGATTAGT AGGATCTGCCGCCTCTGGTAGTACTCAGTTACAATGCAATACATGTAAAAAGAGTTACTCTGGTAACGAGACGCATCTTGATTTGGCTGTTGCTAGTGGAAGCAACCAGTACACTGAACCAATGCCTCTTTCAACCGAGATATTCAG GACTCCGTTAGTTTCCTTCCTTTACGAGAGGGGTTGGCGTCAGAACTTCATATGGGGTGGTTTTCCAGGACCAGAGAAAGAG TTTGAAATGGCTAAAGACTACCTGAAGCCTGTTTTTGGCGGCAATATCATTGACGCCAGTTGCGGAAGTGGGATGTTCTCGAGACTATTCGCTAGAAGCGAGCTCTTTTCTCGGGTGATCGCCCTTGATTACTCGGAGAATATGCTAAAACAGTGCTATGACTTCTTAAACCAAGAAGAAAACCTTACTAACAAAGA gaaAGTTGTTCTGGTCCGAGCAGACATAGCTAGACTCCCTTTTCTTTCGGGTTCAGTCGACGCAGTCCATGCTGGTGCTGCTTTGCATTGCTGGCCTTCGCCATCCTCAGCT GTTGCTGAGATAAGCCGTGTTCTTAGACCTGGTGGAGTATTTGTTGCCACCACCTTCATCTATGATGGCCCTTTCAGCTTTATCCCTTTCTTGAAGAATCTTCGCCAG GAACTAATGAGATACTCAGGTTCTCACATCTTTCTAAGTGAACGTGAGCTTGAAGATCTCTGCAAAGCCGGTGGACTCGTTGGCTTCACTCGTGTTAGAAACGGGCTATTCATAATGCTCTCCGCCACAAAACCCAGCAGATAA
- the BNAA02G18790D gene encoding uncharacterized protein BNAA02G18790D, translating to MERTTPVRKPHTSTADLLTWSEVPPSDSPSSAARSAVRSHQPSDGVSKVVFGGQVTDEEVESLNKRKPCSEHKMKEITGSGIFTRNQEDDASELSSAPGGRVYQQALSGISHISFGEEEDLSPKKPITLPEVAKQRELSGTMESESASNLKKQLSDAKYKEISGQNIFAPPPEIKPRSGATRALALKDNFNLGAESQTSGEEDSSVKTAKKIYDKKFAELSGNDIFKGDGTSSCGEKQLSEAKLKEIGGNNIFADGKVESRDYLGGVRKPPGGETSIALV from the exons atggaGAGAACCACTCCAGTGAGAAAGCCACACACATCCACCGCAGATCTACTCACTTGGTCGGAAGTTCCGCCGTCGGATTCTCCTTCCTCCGCCGCTCGCTCCGCCGTTCGATCCCACCAG CCATCTGATGGGGTTAGCAAAGTTGTCTTTGGAGGTCAAGTCACTGATGAAGAAGTTGAGAGCTTGAACAAAAG GAAGCCTTGCTCAGAACATAAGATGAAGGAGATAACTGGAAGTGGGATCTTTACTCGTAACCAAGAAGATGATGCTTCAGAGCTCTCTAGTGCTCCAGGTGGAAGGGTATATCAG CAAGCACTTAGTGGTATAAGCCATATATCATTTGGTGAAGAGGAGGACTTGTCTCCTAAAAAGCCTATTACTCTACCTGAGGTTGCTAAACAGCGAGAGCTAAGTGGGACAATGGAGAGCGAATCAGCTTCTAATCTTAAGAAGCAGCTCTCTGATGCTAAGTACAAAGAGATCAGTGGACAGAACATCTTCGCACCACCACCTGAGATCAAACCTCGGTCCGGAGCAACTCGTGCTTTAGCTCTTAAGGACAATTTCAACCTCGGAGCTGAATCTCAAACC TCTGGTGAAGAAGACTCTTCTGTGAAGACAGCGAAGAAGATTTATGACAAGAAGTTTGCAGAGCTCTCAGGGAATGATATATTCAAGGGAGATGGTACATCATCTTGTGGCGAAAAGCAGCTGAGTGAAGCCAAGCTAAAGGAGATAGGAGGGAACAACATATTCGCAGATGGGAAGGTGGAGTCTAGAGACTATCTAGGCGGTGTCCGTAAACCACCAGGTGGTGAGACAAGCATTGCTCTCGTTTAG